The DNA window CATTTGGCTGATCGAGTCATGCAGCCCGCCGGTGTCGCGGACAATTGGCAGGGAACCGTAGATCGCGCTGGTCATCTGCGGAAGGCCGCAGGGTTCGAACAGCGAGGGCATCAGCATAAAGTCAGAGGCTGCAAAGCCGATATGGGAAAGGCCTTCCTCGAAATCGCAAATCGCCACGCGCTTGTAAAGATCGTGCTGATCGACAATGTCGTGAAAGATCTGCTGATAGGCTCCATTGGCCACAAAAGCCACCTGCAGGCCCTCTTTCCAGTACTTATCCACGATGCGGTAGAGAATGTCGGCCACTAGCTGGCAACCTTTCTGTACCGGGTCAAGACGCGACGGCCAGAACAGCAGCGGGGCATCGGGATTCATTTCGAGTCCCAGCCGTTCCTGCAGCCAGACTTTATTGGCGCGTTTGGCCGTATAGTGGTCGAGCACACCGTATTGCTGGATCAGGTAATCATCAGTCTCCGGGTTGCAGGAGGCATCCGGGGAGTTGAGAATACCCCGGGCGCAGCCCGCATGGAATTTACTGGCCACTTCCCACTGGATATTTCCCGGCACAAAATCGTGCTCATTATCGACGATCTCTTTCAGGAAGGTCGGGCTGACGGTATTGATAAAGTGCGAGGCGAAAATTCCGCTGCACAGGAAATCGACCGGATTGTTTTCCCGCGCTTCAAAATAGTTGGCCGACGGCCAGCCGAAAAACAGATTACTCCAGAATTCGGCGGCATCAATACCGCGGTCCTCAATGTGTGCCAGTGTGGTTTTCACGGTGTGGATGTTATGAAAGGTAAAGAGGCTCGGGATGCCGAGCATGCGCGCTTCCGCCGGAATCAGTCCGGTCATCCAGTCGTTGCAGTGGACGAGGTCGGGTTTGACCGTGGGAATGATGTTATTAATGACCTCGCGCTGAAAGGCGAGGGCAATCTTCATATCCACCTCTTCGGAGTTACTGTACACGCGGTCCTGATAATAAAAAATCCGGTCCTCCGCGAGGTGGATGCGGTCGTCCGGAAGTTTACTTTTATAGATCAGTAGCTCATCGTCGATGAATCCGCCGATGTCAACATGGAACATTTTGCGGTAGTGCGGCAGAGCCACATGCACATCGGCCCCCAGTTCATAAAGAGCGGACACGAGCGAAGCGGAGACATCCGCAAGACCGCCGGCCTTGGCCGAGAGCTTGTTCGTCATGTTGCCCATGCCCTCAGGGAGATAGGTGATCTCCGGGGTCACGATCAGAATTCGTGGACCTTTTTTTGTGTGAACTTTCTTGTTCGTATTTTTTCTGGGTTTTGCTGTCGCTTTCTTACTTGATTTTTTTTTCTTTTGGTCAGCCATTGTTTCCCCTTAATCGCTAGCATGATCAAAACAATAGGTTGAGGGGTTTACAAGCTTATACATCAGGTCTTTAACAGCTTGATGACGCGATAGAGCTCTGTGACCCCCCAGGCTTGAGCGCCGCAGCCGCGTTGGGTATGCGGATGGTTTCCGTCGATCACCTCCGGGCTCTGGCGCAGGCAGCCGTGGTTCAGCACGTCGGAGGAGCTGCCCAGAATGGACTGGGCGGTCTTGCGGGCGTCGTCGCCATAGACCATCACCAGTGCTTCGGCATAGGACGGGAAGGGCCAGGTCCAGGCGGTGCCGTTGTGATAGGCCGGTTTTCGGCGGGTATCTTCGTCACCGGAATAATGTCCCCAGTACGGACGTTGCGGATCATTCAGTAGATGACCGTCGTTATACACGGGGCAGGGATGTTGCACCGGCCGGTCCGCCAGACTGCGAATCGCGCCGGGGATCAGCAACTGTTCGCATGCTTCAATAATATGTTTGCAGAGATCGGAATCCGTCACGGCCCCGAGGGTAACCGCCAGCAGCTGGTTGGAGCGCAGGGCATCATCCTGTTCTGCATCAAAGGCACTTTCGCCCGGTTCGGCGGAGAGGCAGTCGGCCAGATAGGTGAAATCATCGGCTTCGATCAAAAACAGTTCCGAAATGGATTTTTCCACCAGCAGGGCCAGATTGTTCCAATTCTTGGATTTTTCCAGTTTTGCCAGCATATTCAGGGCATATTTCCACATGGCTTGAATTTCGATCGGATAGCCCGTGCGCGGGGTGCCGGCCGGGTAGTTGGTATCCATCCAGGTATAGTGCGACGGACTGAAAATCAGGCCCGATCGGGCATCAAACTGAATGCCGTTTTCGGTGCCTTTCATCAGGCCGTTCGCCAGCGCAATCAGCACCTCTTTCACCGAGCGGCCGTCCCCGCAGTCGGTCTTCAGCAGTTTTTTATTCCCCTGCGCCTGCATCAGTTCATCGCAGGCGACAAAGAGCCAGAGCGGGGCATCGGAGGTTTCGCGGTTGTTGTCGTCGTTGCCGCGGATCATGTTCGGGATGGTACCGCCCTTTTCATACTTGGCGAACTGCAGCAGGATATTCTGCGCCTCTTCCAGGAAGCCGGCGGCAATGATGCCGCGCAGGCAGATCAGCGTATCGCGGCCCCAGTCGAGGAACCAGGGATAGCCGGCAATCACGGTCTGGAAGTCATCCCGCTTCACAATAAACTGTTTCATAGCGAGCTTCATCGAATCCTCGATGGAGATCGTTTCCTGTTTCACCGCCAGCGTCGGTTTTCCAAAGGTTGGAACCTTGTTGATCGATGCGGTCAGTTCTGCCGTCTGTTTGCCTTTGAGGTCGATCCGGAAATAGCCCGGGCTCCAGAGATCACCCTCGCCGTCAATGCCGCGCTCGCGGTCGACGGGATGCTGAATCATGTAATACCACTCCTCCTCGGGATGGAATTCGCCCTTTTTCAGTTCCAGTTTCAGGCGGCGGTCGTGGGCCGGAGCAAATTCAAAACCGTTTTCCAGCGGCTGGACGGCACCGGGCCAGTTTTTTTCCGGGCCGTACATGGCCTTGGTGACTTCGTGGTTGTTGCGGTCTTCAATATCCGGCCGCAGGATCAGGGTGACCGGCAGCCGGTCCGCGAGGTGTTCCGGATCGCCGCCGGCGGGTTCGCGCACGAAGCTCAGTTTGACGGCATTGGTATCCGGATGCAGTTGCAGGGCGGCCTTGAGCGGGATCAGTTTCCCTTCCCCGACCGGGACTGCAAAGTCCCAGATCACCGTGCCGTCGTCGGCCACGGAAAAGCGTTTCTGACAGTCGAGAGTCAGTTCGTTGGAATAATCGCGGAAGACCACCCACGCACGGCAGCGTGAGAACATGGTATGCCGGTCCACCGGCACTTCCGGGTCGAGGTTAGCGATGAGCAGACCGTCGTATTTGCTGCGCAGTTCGCCCCAGGCGACGCGCACCTGCGACAGCGCGCCGTGCTCGTTGGTACAGACGGCATAGCGGTCTTTATCGTGAATCGTCCCCGCTTTACAGGTCGTGATCACTTTTGCATTTTTTTCAGCGCAGAGTTGCAAGAGGGGTGCATGGATCTTCTGAATCTGATCTTCAAAGACGGTCAGCTTCAGCTTCAAGGCGGTATGCTGCTCCGGCATTTCCAGGGCTTGGAAAAGGGCAAAAGTTCCGCCGTCCGGCTGCGTCAGCGATTTTTCATGCGCCAGCGTTTTCCCATTTTTATCTTTGATCTCGGCAATGAAACCGACCGGCGCTTTGACCAGCAGAAAATGATCCGGCGGCAGCATGACGGTGCGATGCTGGTCGCGCGGCCACTGCCAGGTGGTGACAATCGGTTTCCCGCCCGCCAGCTCTTCGCAGAATGTTTTGGGGTTTTCAATGAACTCAGCGGAGTTCGGCGGGAAGGAAGCCTGCGGCACATAAGTGGTGCCGCCCGATTTCAGCGAACTTTCTGTTAATAGAACGAATACATCCATAATTTTGGCTTTCAGCAATTGCTGTTCCGCCGCCCTGGTTCCTGTATAGGGGAGGTGGAGTATTTGGGAAACATCGTCCATCCAGGTTGGATTATCCGTCAGGCAGAGCACCTGGCCGGGTTGTAGCACAAAAGAGGATCCGTTGTGGGTCACCGCAGCGGCAGACATCAGGTCGGCTTTAAATGCGCTTAAATCATGCTGCCATTCCACGAAACCGTTACCTTCATGATTCAGATTGGCCAGAACCAGCAGACGGTGTTCGCCGGTGACGTCGGTGCGCAGAACGGCTGCGGAGTTGTGATAGTTTTTGGTGATCATTTCCACCTTTCCGCCGGAATGGAATGACGGGTGGGTTTCCATGATGGCGTGGATGCGGCGTATCCAGTCGATCATGTTCGGTTCCGCACCCCAGTTCAGCGAATGGGCGTTGTGCACATTGATCTGCGTATCCGCGTACCATTCAACCCCGTTGGCAAAACCGAACGCGCCGTTGTGGGCAGTCAGCGCGCAGAAAGCCGCACGAAGCCGTGCAAAGGTATGCGAGACGGCGGCGAGGCGGGCATTGTCGTGTGTTTCCGCAAAGTGGATCAGGTTGCCTTTGCTCTCCGACACGCGGATCGATTCCGGCAGATAGCCGTCGACCTGCCCCTGGTCATAGTTCTGAAAGATTTCAGAATAGGCCCAGTTCATGCCGGAGTCGGCCAGCAGATGTTCGGTCACATGTTTATGGCCGCCGAGTCCTTCGAGCATGAAGATGGTGTCGGGATACTCCATGCGGACCTTGGCAATGATGTACTGCCAGGCTTCGAATGGAACCATATAGCCCGCGTCGCAGCGGTAGCCGTCAACGCCCTTGCGGCACCAGAAAAGAAAAACCTCGGCGAGCTCTTTCCAAAGTGCGCGGTGTTCGTGGTTGAGCTCTACCAGGTCGGCCCAGACATCGCCCCAGGCACCGGGCGATTTAAATTTGCCGTTTTCCTTCCGCTCAAACCAGTCGGGATGGTTGATCTGCAGCCATGAGCCCCAGCCGGTGTGGTTGATCGGCATGTCCATATAGAGCCGAGCCTTGCGTTTGTGCACTTCGTCGACAAGTTCTTCAAACTGCTCAAGCGGGGTGGTTTGTTTGTCAAATTCGGCGTGGACCGGATCGACGTCAAACAGGTCGAGCGGTGCAAAGGCACTGCCGAATCGGCCCATGCGGCCATACGTTGTCGGGGTGGGGTGAACGGGGAGCAACTGCACAATTTTGCAGCGCAGCGTACCGACAATAAAATCGAGTTCGTGGATCAGATCGCGGAACTTTCCAGCCTTTGGAATAACCGTATAGCCCGCCTGATCCAGCTGGTGGATGGCATGTTCATCGCGCGAGTCGATGGCCCCTTTATATTTGGCTTCGCCGAACTGGCGGACAAAGGCGGTGTACATTGTGTTGCCGGCGCAGGTTTCGGCGGGTTCCACTTTCAGCACCGAGTTGCCGCCGTCGGGCCAGCAGATCTTTTTGGTTCCGGTTTCAATAAAGTAGGCCTTGGCTTCAAACCGTCCGACGCCGAGCAGGGGCAGGGTGAGAGTGAACCGGTTTTCGCCTTCGGCCTTCATCGGGAAATCATGCCAGTCGCGCGAGAGCGGCGGAAGCCCCTGCTCGGCGTGCATGATGATCTCGGTGTGGCGAGTGTGAGCATGGCCGATGTTGGCACGCAGCCAGGCTTTGCCTTTTCTGCCCGTGTGGTTGGTGAGGGTGAACGTGACGGTGTCGCCGCGGAAGTGGATCGTGTGTTCACCCGGCGCGGGGTGTTGAATCAGATGGTCCATAAAAATCCCTGTTTTCAATTCGTTCCCGTCATTGGAAAAACTGAAGGTCTTATAGGCGGGAATGTATCCAATGTCTGGAAAAAAGGACGGGAGTTTTAGAGGGAATCGAGCTGGGCCCGGAATTCCGAATAGTGGAAAAGGCGGCGAAAGTTGCAGAGGCCGGAGAGGGCGCGGGAGTGAATGCGCAACCCGGTTTCTTCAAAAATGGACATGGGATTGAGTCCCCCGATGATAACGGCACCGGCCCGCTGCGGTCCGACGGGAACCCCGAAAATGGGCTGTCCGGGATGGCCGAGGCACAGCAGGCTGCCGAGTCCGGTTTCCTCCAGCCGGGCGGCAACGGCGTGCACGGTTTCTATACTTTCGGCCGGAAATTCGCGGAAACTTGCGCCGAT is part of the Pontiella agarivorans genome and encodes:
- a CDS encoding glycogen synthase produces the protein MADQKKKKSSKKATAKPRKNTNKKVHTKKGPRILIVTPEITYLPEGMGNMTNKLSAKAGGLADVSASLVSALYELGADVHVALPHYRKMFHVDIGGFIDDELLIYKSKLPDDRIHLAEDRIFYYQDRVYSNSEEVDMKIALAFQREVINNIIPTVKPDLVHCNDWMTGLIPAEARMLGIPSLFTFHNIHTVKTTLAHIEDRGIDAAEFWSNLFFGWPSANYFEARENNPVDFLCSGIFASHFINTVSPTFLKEIVDNEHDFVPGNIQWEVASKFHAGCARGILNSPDASCNPETDDYLIQQYGVLDHYTAKRANKVWLQERLGLEMNPDAPLLFWPSRLDPVQKGCQLVADILYRIVDKYWKEGLQVAFVANGAYQQIFHDIVDQHDLYKRVAICDFEEGLSHIGFAASDFMLMPSLFEPCGLPQMTSAIYGSLPIVRDTGGLHDSISQMDIENGTGNGFLFQTYDGGGMEWAIDQAMAFHAHDEHTRGTHVGRVMKESKERFNHEVTAQAYIDIYQEMLHRPLVDEVFENAK
- a CDS encoding amylo-alpha-1,6-glucosidase, which encodes MDHLIQHPAPGEHTIHFRGDTVTFTLTNHTGRKGKAWLRANIGHAHTRHTEIIMHAEQGLPPLSRDWHDFPMKAEGENRFTLTLPLLGVGRFEAKAYFIETGTKKICWPDGGNSVLKVEPAETCAGNTMYTAFVRQFGEAKYKGAIDSRDEHAIHQLDQAGYTVIPKAGKFRDLIHELDFIVGTLRCKIVQLLPVHPTPTTYGRMGRFGSAFAPLDLFDVDPVHAEFDKQTTPLEQFEELVDEVHKRKARLYMDMPINHTGWGSWLQINHPDWFERKENGKFKSPGAWGDVWADLVELNHEHRALWKELAEVFLFWCRKGVDGYRCDAGYMVPFEAWQYIIAKVRMEYPDTIFMLEGLGGHKHVTEHLLADSGMNWAYSEIFQNYDQGQVDGYLPESIRVSESKGNLIHFAETHDNARLAAVSHTFARLRAAFCALTAHNGAFGFANGVEWYADTQINVHNAHSLNWGAEPNMIDWIRRIHAIMETHPSFHSGGKVEMITKNYHNSAAVLRTDVTGEHRLLVLANLNHEGNGFVEWQHDLSAFKADLMSAAAVTHNGSSFVLQPGQVLCLTDNPTWMDDVSQILHLPYTGTRAAEQQLLKAKIMDVFVLLTESSLKSGGTTYVPQASFPPNSAEFIENPKTFCEELAGGKPIVTTWQWPRDQHRTVMLPPDHFLLVKAPVGFIAEIKDKNGKTLAHEKSLTQPDGGTFALFQALEMPEQHTALKLKLTVFEDQIQKIHAPLLQLCAEKNAKVITTCKAGTIHDKDRYAVCTNEHGALSQVRVAWGELRSKYDGLLIANLDPEVPVDRHTMFSRCRAWVVFRDYSNELTLDCQKRFSVADDGTVIWDFAVPVGEGKLIPLKAALQLHPDTNAVKLSFVREPAGGDPEHLADRLPVTLILRPDIEDRNNHEVTKAMYGPEKNWPGAVQPLENGFEFAPAHDRRLKLELKKGEFHPEEEWYYMIQHPVDRERGIDGEGDLWSPGYFRIDLKGKQTAELTASINKVPTFGKPTLAVKQETISIEDSMKLAMKQFIVKRDDFQTVIAGYPWFLDWGRDTLICLRGIIAAGFLEEAQNILLQFAKYEKGGTIPNMIRGNDDNNRETSDAPLWLFVACDELMQAQGNKKLLKTDCGDGRSVKEVLIALANGLMKGTENGIQFDARSGLIFSPSHYTWMDTNYPAGTPRTGYPIEIQAMWKYALNMLAKLEKSKNWNNLALLVEKSISELFLIEADDFTYLADCLSAEPGESAFDAEQDDALRSNQLLAVTLGAVTDSDLCKHIIEACEQLLIPGAIRSLADRPVQHPCPVYNDGHLLNDPQRPYWGHYSGDEDTRRKPAYHNGTAWTWPFPSYAEALVMVYGDDARKTAQSILGSSSDVLNHGCLRQSPEVIDGNHPHTQRGCGAQAWGVTELYRVIKLLKT